The Brassica napus cultivar Da-Ae chromosome C1, Da-Ae, whole genome shotgun sequence DNA segment ACTTCTCTACGTTGTTGGCACAAGTTCAACAACTCCTATCACGATGAGGATCTTTCAGTGGCGCTGGAAGCTATGCAAATAACAATTGGCTACCCAAACAGACAAAGTGCCATGCGATGTTGAAGGCCCAAGTAAACATCTTTGAAATAGACCATGTTGCACAAGAggtaaaaccaaacaaaaagatTGCAGAAGTGAATGTTAAGTATGAGGAGACCAGTAATAAACTTCTCAATGATTTGGTTGTTAAACAAAAGCAAAATCAAAGATTGGAGCAAAAGATTAAAAAGATGTGGAAGATGTTCGAGCAGAACAAGAGACGAATCAACTCCTCGAAAAACAGTTCATTGACAACTAAATGAATCTAAGGATGCAGGATAAAGGATCTGAAACTTTAGATCATATATTAtctgtaaaatatatttgaaattatatttagtttatttttttattatgtgatatatatttatataaacttaatagtgatatatgagattaattattaatatatttatacagttttctcaaaataaatatttatataataaaattacattaatggtaatatatgagttagtagttattatcatattaaaagaaaacttgcaaaaaaaagttttataagaaaaattgtaCATGTCATGATTAGTATGTCATTATTTTTATGTGACATGTTATCATTTTTTGTTGAAATTAAATATAGTGGTGACATATGTACAAATAAGATTTGACAACATACAGCGTTTCCACTGCGATTTACTATGGGTATGAAAGAAAAAATTGAACATAATTAAACAAGACGTGGGggtggggtgggggggggggggggaacttATCCTTGGATTCCTCCTGGAAGAGGCAGGCTCAGTTTGGCAACGTACGAAGTCCAGAAAGTGAGCCAACATGATAAAAAGCCCATTTAGTGACTCTTTCTTTATTGTGTACTAGTATTAGATCCCGTGCTACGCACGGGCGTAATTTTACTTAAACAAAAACAGTTTTCGGTTacgtacatatataaaataactttaatttattaagaAGAAACAAATCAGTGACAAAGTTAAAACTGATTAACCATGACATATGCAATTAACTTagattagtttaaaaattacattGATCTTAATTAGCTTCTtgaatataaatctttttttttttgctaaaattctTGAATACAAATCTTGTTTGAAGCTTCTCTTTTTTACTTCTTTATGTCTTGTGCTTcttatattttaccaaaaaaaaaaaaaaaacataaccatATTTTCATCACTTGAAGTTCATAGCCTACGATAGTAAATAAACAAATTGTCTCACTGAATAACTGAAACATTAAAATTGTAGAAAATGTATTATTGTGCTCACCGTAGTGTTTCAAGGGTGTTTTCAATCCACATTTTGCTGTAAAGCATTTTGCATAGTAGGAAAACAATTCAGTAATCTAATCCTTTTGGTTGTTAATTAATAGAAGCTTTTTTACCTTTTATCAAAATCCATTGCTCCTATCGTACCACCACGTCTGCTTCATATCTTACTCCCCCCTTCTCTTTTTTAGCTGAATTTTATCATGATGTCTCTTTGCACGAATGAATCTCCAGCAATTCAGATACACCATATCTGCTCTTTCTCAAATCTTCTTATCCTTAAACCGGTTTTGGATGAAGCAATATGGTGCCCCTCTGAAGCCAACAAAATTGTACAAAGGTCTTCTTATCCTTAAACCGGTTTTGGATGAAGCAATATGGTGCCCCTCTGAAGCCAACAAAATTGTACAAAGGAGTAAGACAACATCACTGGGGAGAATGGGTTGCTGAAACTGTTTACTCAGAAAATAAAACTCGGCAAGTTCATGATATCTTTACGGCCCCAATTTGAATTAGGGTATTGAAACTGAAGGAAAAaaaacgagaaaaaaaaaactgaagaagaTTGAGTACGAACTTTCCAATTGTATTTTCGATTGATTGGGAATTCCGCTGTTGTCTGTCGtattcaaatttatagaaactgagaaaagaaaagattgtTGACGAAAAAGGTGGATCGTGGAAAGTGGGATGTTTTGAGATGACATCTAACGTAAAAATTAGGAAGTGGGATGTTTCAAATTAGATAACATCTTAcgtaaattattttattctgaGAAAAAAAGGAAGTCGGTTCTTGAATATTTTAACTGCAGAAAAAgagatgaaaataaaaaattaattaaaatttttttttttgccacatGTCTATTTCCGATTGGTCAGACGACTTgcgttttagtatataaaggatgcaattaaattaaatttatgcaATTAATTATTCAGcagaatctatactattatttatgaagtgattttgctgatttgtcatGCACTCCATAGTTTTAGgttattttgcttatttgtcatgttttccataattttaggtaattttggtTATTTATCATACgcttaataattataattaatagttTTACTTAATAAACAGTTATATAATgtggataaaaaaattaagcttCCGTAAAATTCACCTCCCCCCCCCTTTCCGCCTGAACGCAAGTAAAGAAGTGAACAATAGTGTGACACcccgatttacataataaaatgttacgataagtaaatagctctgataccaaaatgtgacacccgccactttcaaaataaaataaattgataaaagcgaaaataaaataataatacaacatataatataatagtcgATACGGTAACAAAAGGCCTAAAAGCCCAACATCGATAACATCcgaaatataaaatacgatataaACCAAAAGTCTGAAATAGGAATAACGTAGGcgataaaagtccaaaggcctggaggcccgataacgataaaagcgataaaacgatagaagcccaaaagcccaatagcaccagtccgataatcactcctgctcgtcggtctcacctgaaagggggaaataaggaggggtgagcgacaggggaatcgcccagtgaggtatgggatgctaaaccgcaaaccactgactcagttcatagcactacaactatgtaggcatagctctagcatgagacaatcacggtgcctattacaccacacagaacaATCACATATGTCTAGTGGACTAGACATGATACAACCAATGCGATAATAGCATATCAcatttcctcataaggatatatatACTTTACAGGCGTCGCTAGCACAGTAGTCCACACTGCACCCCGCAAATCTCTAAGGCGTCGTaagtacaaacgtctctgtacccccgcaaatctccacaaacatggcagccagtgcaaacgtctctgcaccccgcaaaaCTCCTCAAACATAGGCAGCcagtgcaaacgtctctgcaccccgcaaatctccaaaacatggactcgtatatatatatacatatatataacaattcttaacatcaatcatttcaatcaaccgttgaatcctctattatcctatttccggtttaacaatcaataataataataaacaagcaagactctcaaacagactcgattcacagagacggatcatgtttcgaaactaaactttccataacggtagtactaaactagctcgggatttaacggagtagccctcaccttagcaatgaagagaagtggtatatatgaactccagctgctcaaatggactccaaatctgaaatcagatcgaaatttcgagtcagaacgcctttcgaacggtttaaaacgggtatttacggaaaagtcaacccgctggtcaaagatcaattatttaattaattaattaattgattaattaattaattaatccggtttTCCCTAACCGATtaccaattgattttaaccgaccggtttaacctaaccgaatcgaaatcgatttaaaccggtcaaaccaccggttaaccgagtcaaccgagttgactcaccgggtcgactcggccgagttggcgagtcgccggcgagtcaccggtgtcggtcatCGGCGGCGACGGCGGTGGCTTACCGGTAAGttggccggcggcgacggcggagctgcggcggagaacggtggtccggcggcggCGCTGCGGCGGAGGACGGTGGTCCGCGCGCGGAGGTGAAACTTCCGGAGGCGCGTAcggcttcgtccgggctccgATCGTGACGcggttggtgtctacggcttcgtcttgacgagaggaacacgatgatggccTTGGATGCACGAAATTCACTTCGGTTAGAAAGTTATGACCGATTTACTAAAACGACCGAAACATAACTCAAACACATGGCGGTTTCCGGTTACCTCGAGCTGCGGTTGATGGTGATGACGAGCTTGACGACGTCCTGGCGTGCGGTGGCTCCGGCGAGGACTCCTGGtgagctttctctctctctctctctctctctctctctctctctctctctctctctctctctctctctctctctctctttttaaagAAACCAAATGTGGCCTTTGGGGATAGTTTGGGGTTGGGgtcattacaattctcccccacttacaaggaattcgtccccgaattcaatTTATAAGCTGACATGCCCAATGTCCCGGAAAAGCTCCGGATAATCAATCCTCATCTGGGGCTCGGACTCCCAAGTCTCCTCCTGAATACCATCTCTCTCCCAACGAACTTTGACCAACATAGTCATCATACCATCATCTGCTCTCACTTGGCGATCCAATAGCTCTACTGGCTGACACGGCGCACACAAATTCCTACCAAGGTCACTGGGCGGCTGCTGCAAAATGAGCTCTGGTTCTCTCACGACTTTCCTCAAAACTGAAACATGAAACACGTCATGGAAATCTGATAACTCTTCGGATAAATCCAATCGGTAAGCAACTGCTCCAATTCGCTCCAAAATGGGATATGGTCCCATATATCTCGGTTTAAGCTTCTTCAGCTTCCGAGTCTTAGATCCTCCCTGAAATGTCCTCATTTTCAGGTATACCAGGTCGCCAACCTGGAACTCCAAATCTTTACGCCGCTtatctgcataactcttctgACGGTCATGGGCTTCCCTAAGCCGCATCTTAAGCATCTCAACCTGCTCAACTGTCTCTTGAACCATTGCAGGTTCTATCTCATGTCGCTCCCCCACTTCGGTCCAACAAAGCGGTGTGCGACAAGGCCTACCATAAAGGGCCTCATATGGCGCCATCTTAATGCTCGAGTGATAACTATTATTGTAGGCAAACTCCGCTAGGGGTAGGTACTTTGCCCAACTCCCTTCCCAATCCAAAACACAAGCTCTAAGCATATCCTCCAAAGTCTGAATCGTCCTCTCTGACTGACCGTCTGTCTGCGGGTGATACGCCGTACTCATATGCACTTTCGTCCCAAGCGCCTTCTGGAAGGCTCTCCAAAAGTCAGACGTAAACTTTGTATCTCGATCTGATACAATGCTGACAGGAACTCCATGCAATCTCACAATCTCGTTGATGTAACTCTGTGCTAACTGATCAGCTCTGTCCGTCTTCTTAATAGCTAGAAAATGGGCTGACTTGGTAAGTCTATCCACGATTACCCAGATGGCATTCTTTCCTCCTAAGGTGGTTGGCAACCccgtcacaaaatccatagttACCATGTCCCATTTCCACTCTGGCAATGGCAGGTTCTGCAATAACCCGCTAGGCACCTGATGCTCGGCCTTGACCATCTGACACGTCTGACACTGCGATATAAATGAAGCAACATCCCTCTTTATGCCAGGCCAATGATAATAACGCTTGAGATCCTTGTACATCTTGGTGTTTCCTGGATGAATAGAGAAACGCGAGTGGTGTGCCTGCTGCAAGATTTCCTTTTTTAACAACTCATCATTAGGCACACAAACCCGGTTCCGATACATGAACATCCCACTCGAAGCTGTATGATATCCAATACTCTCAATCTCGATCTGCTTACACAAAGCCTTATCTGCATCCTGAGCCTTACGCACTTTCCATAACAAATCTGCTTGCTCCACAGCCTCGAGGCCAACTGCCTCTCCCTCTACAGTAACTGCACATAATCTTAGACTAGCAAGTGTCCCAGTAAGCTCCTGGACCTCTTTGGTTCCCGATATATCGCTTCTGCGCCTACTCAAGGCATCCGCCACATGATTGGCTTTTCCCGGGTGATATGTGATCTCCAAATTGTAGTCTGCTAACAACTCCATCCATCTACGCTGCCTCAAATTCAAGTCCGTTTGCGTAAATATGTACTTCAGACTCTGGTGGTCCGTGAAAATCTTCACCTTCTCTCCATACAAGTATGACCTCCAgatttttaatgcaaatacaaCTGCTGCCAACTCCAAATCATGAGTAGGATAATTGGCCTCGTGAGGCCTCAACTGTCGTGATGCATAGGCAATGACCTGACCTTCCTGCATCAGTACACATCCCAATCCGGTGCCTGACGCATCTGTGTAAACATCATATGGTATCCCTGGCCTCGAGAGTACCAAAACTGGCGCATGGGTCAGTTGTCGCTTCAACTCAGTGAAACTCCCCGAACATTCCTCTGTCCAATCAAACTCGGTGTCTTTTCCTGTTAGTCGTGTCATTGGCTTTGCAATGCTAGCAAAATTGTTGACATAATTTCTGTAGTATCCTGCCAAACCGAGAAAACTGCGGATCTCCGTCGCATTCTTAGGTGTCGGCCACTCTGAAATGGCGCTAATCTTCTCCTGATCTACGGCAACTCCCGCTTCTGAAACCACGTGACCCAAAAATCCAATCTtcttctgccaaaagctacactTGCTCAGCTTGGCAAATAACTGATGTTCCCGAAGCTTACCCAACACAATCCGCAAATGTTCAGCATGCTCTCCTCTACTCCGAGAGTAAACCAAGATGTCATCTATGAAAACGATCACACACTTATCCAAGTGCTCACGAAATACATCATTCATAAGCTTCATGAACGCGGCTGGTGCGTTTGTCAAcccaaatggcatcaccacaAACTCGTAATGTCCATAACGGGTACGGAATGCCGTCTTCCGCACATCTCCCTCAGCTATTGCAATCTGGTGGTATCCCGATGCCAAGTCAATCTTAGAGAACCATGAAGCTCCCTGCAACTGGTCCAACAACTCGTCGATACGCGGGAGCGGGTACTTATTCTTGATGGTCACTTTGTTCAAACCTCTGTAATCTATACAAAGTCTgaaactcccatctttcttcttcacaaacaacACTGGTGCTCCCCACGGTGACGTGCTTGGCCTGATAAACCCCTTATCAGATAGCTCCTCCAATTGTTTCTTTAACTCTGCCATCTCAGTTGGTGCGAGACGGTATGGAGCTCGTGAAATTGGTGCTGCTCCTGGCTCTACTTCTATTGTAAGAACGTCCGCTCTAGCTGGTGGTGGCCCTTTTAAAGGCTCAAAAACATCCTCGTACTCGGCGACCACTGATATATCATGCAGCTTCTGCTGACCGTCCTCCTTAGCCATCGAAATTGTTGCCAAAAATCCCTCTGCTCCACTTTCCAATAATTCTTCTGCACGCAACATGGATACGATAGGAATTTCCCGGTGTGTCTGAATTCCCTCGAAAatgatctttccttcttctctaGGGATATTAACtcttgccttcggacaatccaAGATTACTCGATGTCGCGACAGCCAATCCATCCCAAGTATAACATCGTAGGAGCTCATCTCTATCTCCGTCAA contains these protein-coding regions:
- the LOC125580749 gene encoding zinc finger CCCH domain-containing protein 13-like: MTPTPNYPQRPHLVSLKRERERERERERERERERERERERKLTRSPRRSHRTPGRRQARHHHQPQLEAIIVFLSSRRSRRHQPRHDRSPDEAVRASGSFTSARGPPSSAAAPPPDHRSPPQLRRRRRPTYRFGVHLSSWSSYIPLLFIAKVRPTSRSDYRTGAIGLLGFYRFIAFIVIGPPGLWTFIAYVIPISDFWFISYFIFRMLSMLGF